The sequence TGCTGCCGCTGGCGCACCGGGGCCTCGCCCTCTCCGGCATGGACGAGGCGTGGCGCGAGCCGCTCCTCGGGATCATCGAGCAGCGGTGCGTGACGACGCGCAACGGCGCGGTGTGGCAGAAGGAGATGCTGCACCACCTCGACGCCACCACGCACGCCGGCCGCCATGAGGCGCTGCGCCGGATGACCCAGCTGTACATCGACTACATGCACCTCAACGCCCCGGCGCACACCTGGCCGGTGGACTGATCCGGGCCAGCCTCGACCGCCCAGCAGGTTGACCGCCCAGCAGGTTGACGGCCCAGCAGGCCGACCGCCCGGTCCAAGGCCGAGTCCCGGAGGACCGGTACGCCTACGCCGACGCCCCGGCCGACCGCTCCCCCGCCGCCCCGGGGCACCCCGACGCGTCCGGCAGATGGACCTTCGCCCACTCCCCCAGCTCCCGGAGCGCGGGCTCCAGGGCGGCCCCGGCCTCGGTCAGCCGGTAGGACACGCGCAGCGGCGGGCCCTCGTCGACCTCACGCACGACGAGGCCGGCCCCGCCGAGTTCGGCGAGCCGGTCGGACAGCATGCGTTCGCTGATGCCGGGGACGGCCCGGCGCAGATCGGCGAAGTGTGCGGGCTGTTCCACCAGGACGGCCACGATCGGACCGCTCCACCGCTTTCCCAGCAGCTGGAAGACACGGGAGATGCCTTCGTCCACCCGCTTGCACGTCGCGCTGTCGAGGTTCCCGTCCGCCGCCATGCGATCAGGGTACTACCTCACCGTATGGGGATGAAAAAAAGTAAGCCCCTGTGTTATCCATAGTTGTGTACGAAACTTCAGCTCGCACCCCGGTGCCGGGCTGCCCTTTCCGTTTCCTGGAGTCACCCATGGCCACCCTGCTGCACATCGACTCATCCCTCTTCCCCGCCGAGGCCTCTGCCTCGCGCGCCGTGACCGCGGCCTTCCGCGAGCGCTGGGAGGAGCAGCACCCCGGGGGCACGGTCGTCTACCGCGACCTGAACGCCGAGCCCGTCCCGCACCTCACATCCGCCGCGCACACCGCCGGATTCGTGGACCCCGCCTCCCACACGCCGGAGCAGGCCGCCGCGTTCGCCGCTCGCGTCCGGCTGATCGAGGAGCTGGAGCAGGCGGACGCGGTGCTGATCGGCGCCCCGATGTACAACTTCACGGTGCCCTCGACCCTCAAGGCCTGGCTGGACAACGTGATCCTGATGGGCCGCACCGCGGGCGAGACCCAGTCCGCCAAGGGCACCCCGGTGACCGTCGTCGCGAGCCGGGGCGGCTCCTACGAGCCGGGCACCCCGCGCGAGGAGTTCGAGTACGTGCGCAACTACCTCGGCGCCGTCCTCGGCTCCGGCCTCGGTCTGGACGTCGACTTCATCGTCCCGGAGCTGACGATGGCCCCGCAGAACCCGGCGATGGCCGAGCTGGTCCCGCTGTACGAGGCCTCCCGCGACCGCGCCCTCGAGCAGGCCGCCGCGAAGGCCGAGCAACTGGTGGAGCGGCTGGCCGCCTGAGCGATCCCGCCCGGCCCGGGTACCGCCGACGCGGCGGAGCCCGGGCCGACGTGGGTCAGTGCGTGAAGACCGTGCTGGCCAGCGCGACGTTGACCGCGGTGCCGGCCAGGATGCTCAGCGGGGCGCTGCGGCGCCACAGGTGGACGCCGACGGTGACGGTCAGCGCGGCGAGCGGGGCCAGTACGGCGGCGCGGGTGACCGGCAGGTCGCGCAGGCAGTAGACGACCAGGATCACCATGATCCCGGCGGGCATCCGGGACTGGAGGTACCGCACGGTCCGGCTCGCCCGCAGCGGGCCGAGCGCGGCGAACGGCAGGGCGCGCAGCGCCCAGGTCACGGCGGCGGCGACGAGGACCGCCGCGACGAGATACGACGTGTCAGGCATGACGCGGACTCCCTGGGGTGGTCAGGTGGCGGACGAGCAGTCCGGCCGCGAACAGGGCGAAGGCGGCGAGGAGCAGGCTGCCCGGGAGGAGCAGCCGGGCGGCGAGCGCGCTCAGCAGAGCCAGCGCCGGTGTCGGCAGATCGCCGCGCCGGTCGCGGACGGCGTCCAGCGCCAGCACGGTGAACAGGGCGGTGAGCGCGAAGTCCAGGCCCTGGACGCTGCCGGGGACGAGCGAGCCGAGCAGCGCCCCGGCGGTGGCGCCGCCGGCCCAGTACAGCTGCATGAAGAGCTGGAGCCACAGGATCCGGCGCCCGGACCAGGCGCGGGCCCGCTTCCCGGCGGTCAGCGCGAAGGCCTCGTCACACAGCGCGAACGTGCTGTACGCCTTGCCGAGCCGCCCCTCCACGCGGTCCAGCGGGAACGTCAGGGCGTAGAAGACGTGCCGGACGTTCACCAGGAACGCGGAGACGGCGATCGAGGCCAGCGGCACGGCGGCGGTGACCAGGCCGATGAGCAGGAACTCGAAGGACCCGCCGTAGACCAGCGCGCTGGACAGGCTCGCCCACCACCACTCGACGCCGGAGTGGGCGACGAGCACGCCGAAGGCGACTCCGAGCGGGACGAAGCCCAGCCCCACCGAGGCCGAGTCCCGCAGGGCGGACCGCGCCTCGGAGGGGGCCGGCGGCGATGGCGCGGCCATGGACGGGGGCGCGTCGCCTGCGATGGCAGGAGGTATTCGCATGGAGAAATTTTAGGAGAAATCCGATGGCATATGGTTGCCAATAATGTCCGTACGATAGCGTCATGCGCAATGAAGTTGCTCTGGATGCGATCGATCAGGACATTCTGTTTCACCTCCGCAGGGACGGACGCCTGACCAACGTCGAGCTGGCCCAGCGGGTGGGTCTGACCCCGCCGCCGTGTCTGCGCCGGGTCAAGCGGCTGGAGGAGGCCGGTGTCATCTCCGGATACCGGGCCGTCGTGGATCCCGAGGCCCTCGGCCAGGGGCTGGAGGTGCTCGTCGACGTCGAGGTCAGCGCCAACGACCGCACCACGTTCCTGGAGTTCGAGAACATCGTGGCCGGCTACGACGAGGTCATCGAGTTCCGCCGCATGTACGGCCGGCCCGACTACTTCGTCCGCGTCGCCGTCGCCGACCACGCCGCGTACGAGGCCTTCCTGGTGGACAAGCTAAGCGGGCTGCCCTGCGTGCTGCGCATCGACTCCCACCTGACGATGAAGACGATCAAGTCGGGCCCGTGAGCCCGCGACGGGCAGGATGTACCGTGCAACTACCTGCTCGACGCCCTGTGCCCATGTGCCCATGGACACTTTGAGGAGAGACGCCCGTTGTCCGCCAGCTATTTCGACCGCATCGACCGGCACCGCTACAAGCCCACCGCGCATGCGAGCGGCGCGTGGGACACCGACGAGATGCACTTCAGCCCGCTCGCCGGACTCGTCGTCCACGCGATCGACGGGTATCTCGCCGAGCGGCCGCCGAGCGGGCTGCTGCTGTCCCGGATCAGCTTCGACATCCTCGGGCGGCTCGCCCTGGAGGAGTGCGAGATCCGGGTGGAGTCGATCCGGCCCGGCCGCACCATCGAACTCCTCGAAGCGGTCGTGGACATCGCGGGGCGCACGGTCGTGCGGGCCCGCGCCTGGCTGCTCACCGAGCTGGACACCGGCGCCGTGGCGGGCGGCGGCGACGCCCGTCTCACCCCGCCCGACGCGGTCCCCTCCCAGTCGCTGGCCTTCTGGCCCGGCGGCCACTGCGCGTCCATCGACTTCAGGCCTCTCACACCCCCGCGGCCGGGCCGCACCACGGCCTGGATCTCCACCCACCTCGGCCTCGTCGCCGGCGTGCCGTGCAGCCCGCTCGCGTCCTACGTCGCCCTGGTCGACACGGCCAACGGCATAGCCGTACGCCGCCCGCCCACCGAGTGGATGTTCCCCAACGTCGACCTGACGATCCACCTGCACCGCCGGCCCGAAGGCCGCTGGGCCGGAATGGACACCACGGTCGTCTTCGGCCCCACCGGCCAGGGCCTGACCAGCACCGTCCTGCACGACGTGCACGGGCCGATCGGTCAGGCCCAGCAGACCCTCACGGTACGGCCGCTGCCGCCCCGGCCCTGACCCCGGCCCGAGCCCAACGGCCGCGCCACCGGCACGGGCTGGACGTCCAACGGGAACTGGCACCTCCGGCTGGAGTCCGCTGACCGTCGCCGCGCCGGTCCGCCTCAGGCCAGCACCAGCACCAGGGGCACGCCCCCGCACGGCACCAGCCGCATGCCGTCGTACGTACCGGGCCGCCCACCGGTGAGCAGGGCTCCGAATTCCGGGCCCTTCGTCAGGGAGCCCGCCAGGTGGGCCGGGTCGGCGGAGGCGGCGACCCGGCCGCGGGCGTTCACCAGATGGGCCGGGCGGTCAAGGCGTCGCAGCAGCGGCAGGACGGCCGTCTCGAAGTGCCGCAGATACACGTCGGCGGCGGCCACTCCGGCGAACCGGCCCCGGATCCGGACCGGTTCGGACAGGGTGAGGCTGTATTCGTCGGAGCAGAGGTAGTCGACGTAGGGTCCGGCCACCGCCCGGCGCCCGGTGTCACGGGGCAGCGCGAACCAGTCCCAGTGGGTGTAGTCGGCGTACGCGGACTGTCCGGGGTCGAGGTCGAGCAGCAGCGGGCGGATCTCGCCCTCGCCGCCCGACTGCCACCACTCCAGCCACGCGGGTACGTCGCTGAGCAGTCCTGGGGCCGCGACGAAACCGGCGCCGGAGACGAGGTCCTCCCGGGTCAGGTGCCCGTGCAGTCCGGGGCGCAGGGCGGCGAGGTCGGCGCTGGCGGGCCGCCGGTCCTGCGCGGTGACCCGGTGCAGCAGGGCCGCCGTCTCGGCGCGGATGGCGGCGACCGTCGCGAAGACGGCCTCCAGCGCGCCGCCCGCCTGTGCGGCCACCCAGGTCTGCGGGTCCGTGTCCAGGGTGGCGAGCGCGGGGCTCCAGCCCATGGTGTCCTCCAGCGGACGGGAAACGGACGCGGCGCGGTCAGAGGGTGAGGCGTACGGCGACGAGCCGCGCCGTCGACTCTCTGACGCACCGCTCGGCCAGCGTGCCGGCCGTTTCGTGGGACCCATCCTGCACGGCGGAGATCACGGCGCGATGACGGTCCGCAACTTCTTCACGATATGTGCCGCCGGACAGGACGAGGCAGAGCAGCGCGCCGATCTCGCCCTGCAGGGCGACCTGTTCGCGGGTGAGCCGGGCGGACTGGGCGGCCGCCGCGAGTTCGACGTGGAAGCGGCCGTACAGCCTGCCGCGTGCCGCCGCGTCCTCGGCCTTCGTCAACTCCTCGGCGGTACGGCGCAGTTGACGCAGGTCCTCGGGTTCGGTGCGCTGAGCGGCGAGGCGGGCGGCGGCGCCGGACAGGGCGGCCCAGTGGTCGCCGAGGTCGCGCAGTTCCTCGGTGCTCCAGCCGCGCAGGCGCGCCTTGAGCCGGTCCTCGGCGGGGACTTCGGGCAGAGAGACGAAGCTGCCGCCGCCCCGTCCGCGACGGGTGGTGACCAGGCCCTGCTGTCGCAGGGCCATCAGCGCCTCGCGCAGCGTGACCGTGGAGACGCCGAGCTGTCCGGCCAGTTCGCTCTCGCCGGGCAGTTGCTCGCCGTCGGCGAAGAGGCCCAGCTCTATCGCGTCGCCGATGCGGTGCACGACCGCGTCGACCCGGGCCCGGTTGTCCACCGGGCTGAACACGGCCTTGCGGGCGGCGCCCTCGACCTCGTATTGCTTCACGGTCACCACCTTGTGCGCTGACTCAAGTTTTACCCTAACGGGATCTTGAGCTTTGAACTATGGCTTCATATGTTTACGGTCAACGTAGAGCGCGCCAGAAAGGTTCCCGCATGGAGGGAATTGCTGTCCGGCTGCAGGACCTGCGGAAGTCGTTCGGCGAGACGACCGCCGTGGACGGGGTCGACCTGGAGATCCGGGACGGGGAGTTCTTCTCGATGCTCGGTCCGTCCGGGTCCGGCAAGACGACGGTCCTCAGGCTCCTCGCCGGTTTCGAGACGCCGGACCGGGGCCGCATCGAACTCGCCGGACAGGAGGTCACCGGCCTCGCCCCGTTCGAACGGGACGTGCACACCGTGTTCCAGGACTACGCCCTGTTCCCGCACATGACGGTGGAACAGAACGTCGCCTATGGGCTCAGGATCCGCAGGACACCGAAGGCCGAACGCCTGGTCCGCGCCCGCAAGGCCCTCGCCGAGGTCCGCCTGGAGGGCTACGGCCAGCGCCGCCCGGCCCAGCTCTCCGGCGGCCAGCGGCAACGCGTCGCGCTCGCCCGCGCACTCGTCGGCCGGCCCCGGGTGCTGCTGCTGGACGAGCCCCTCGGCGCGCTCGACCTGAAGCTGCGCGAGCAGATGCAGGTCGAACTCAAGGCACTCCAGCGGGAGGTCGGGATCACCTTCGTCTTCGTCACCCACGACCAGGAGGAGGCCCTGACCATGAGCGACCGCATCGCCGTGTTCGACCAGGGCCGCATCGCCCAGGTCGGCACACCCGCGGAGATCTACGAACGCCCGGCGACCGCCTTCGTCGCGTCCTTCGTCGGCACCTCGAACCTGCTCGACGGCGAGGCGGCCCACCGGATCGTCGGCGTCCCGGGCATGTTCAACATCCGGCCCGAGAAGATCCGCGTGCTGAAGGAGTCCGCCGAGACCGACGAGCCGGGACACGCCACCGCCACCGGCACCGTCGCCGAGGTCGTCTACCTCGGGGACGCCACCCGGTTCCTGGTCGATCTCGACGGCGGTGGCCGGCTCACCGCGCTCCAGCAGAACCTGGAGACCTCCTCCGAGGACGTGGCCGCCTACCGCGGCACCCGGGTACGCCTGACCTGGCACCGCCGGCACGCCGTACGGATGCCCTCCTGACCTCTCCCCACCGCTACGTCCCCCTGGAGATCGTCGTGCGTCTCAACCGCATCCCCCGGGCCGCCGCCGCGGCCGCCGCACTGCTGCTCGCCGCCGCGTGCAGTTCCTCCGGCTCCGGCGGCTCGTCCGCCACGGGACTCAACCCGCCGCACCTCAAGGCCCCGACGAAGCTCGGCGCGTCCGAGGGCCAGGTCAATCTGATCGCCTGGGCCGGTTACGTCGAGGACGGGTCCAACGACCCCAAGGCCGACTGGGTGCACGGCTTCGAGAAGCAGACCGGCTGCCAGGTCCGTTCCAAGGTCGCCGCCAGCTCGGACGAGATGGTCAAGCTGATGAAGACCGGCGAGTACGACGCCGTCTCCGCCTCCGGCGACGCCTCCCTGCGTCTGATCGCCTCCGGTGACGCCGCGCCCGTCAACACCGCTCTGGTCCCCAACTACAAGGACATCTTCCCGGGGTTGAAGAACGGCGCCTGGAACTCGGTGAAGGGACAGATGTACGGCATCCCGCACGGGCGCGGGGCCAACCTGCTGATGTACAACACCCAGAAGGTCACTCCCGCGCCCACCTCCTGGTCGGCCGTCTTCGACGACGCGGCGCGGTACAAGGGGCACGTCACCGCCTACGACTCGCCGATCTACATCGCCGACGCGGCCCTCTATCTCAAGGCCGCCAAGCCGGAGTTGAAGATCACCAACCCGTACGCGCTCGACCAGAAGCAGTTCGACGCGGCCGTGGCCCTGCTCAAACAGCAGAACAAGAACGTCGGCGAGTACTGGAGCGACTATCTGAAGGAGGTCTCCGCCTTCAAGAGCGGCGACTCGGTGGTCGGCACCACCTGGCAGGTCATCGCCAACCTCACCGCCTCCGAGGGCGCGAAGGTCAAGGCGCTCGTACCGAAGGAGGGGTCGACCGGCTGGTCCGACACCTGGATGGTCTCCAGCAAGGCCAAGCACCCCGACTGTGCCTACCAATGGCTGAACTGGATCGTGTCGCCCAAGGTCAACGCCCAGGTCGCCGAGTACTTCGGCGAGGCCCCGGCCAACTCCAGGGCCTGCGCCGAGACCAGCGACAAGAACTTCTGCACGGTCTACCACGCCGCCGACGAGAACTACTGGAAGAAGATCGCCTTCTGGAACACGCCCATCGCGCAGTGCCTCGACGGCCGCAAGGACGTGAAGTGCGTGCCGTACGACCAGTGGGTGCAGGCCTGGACCGAGATCAAGGGCTGAGCCATGGCGACCGACGCGACGACCGACGCCGGCCGGGACACCGTCCGGCGGCTCGCCGGAAGCCTGCACCGCAGACCCCGGCTGCGGCTGACCCTCCTGCTCACCGCCCCGCTGCTGTGGCTCGCCGTCCTCTACCTCGGCTCGCTGGCGGTCCTGTTCGTCTCGGCGTTC comes from Streptomyces sp. FXJ1.172 and encodes:
- a CDS encoding FMN-dependent NADH-azoreductase; its protein translation is MATLLHIDSSLFPAEASASRAVTAAFRERWEEQHPGGTVVYRDLNAEPVPHLTSAAHTAGFVDPASHTPEQAAAFAARVRLIEELEQADAVLIGAPMYNFTVPSTLKAWLDNVILMGRTAGETQSAKGTPVTVVASRGGSYEPGTPREEFEYVRNYLGAVLGSGLGLDVDFIVPELTMAPQNPAMAELVPLYEASRDRALEQAAAKAEQLVERLAA
- a CDS encoding thioesterase family protein, which gives rise to MSASYFDRIDRHRYKPTAHASGAWDTDEMHFSPLAGLVVHAIDGYLAERPPSGLLLSRISFDILGRLALEECEIRVESIRPGRTIELLEAVVDIAGRTVVRARAWLLTELDTGAVAGGGDARLTPPDAVPSQSLAFWPGGHCASIDFRPLTPPRPGRTTAWISTHLGLVAGVPCSPLASYVALVDTANGIAVRRPPTEWMFPNVDLTIHLHRRPEGRWAGMDTTVVFGPTGQGLTSTVLHDVHGPIGQAQQTLTVRPLPPRP
- a CDS encoding AzlC family ABC transporter permease, translated to MRIPPAIAGDAPPSMAAPSPPAPSEARSALRDSASVGLGFVPLGVAFGVLVAHSGVEWWWASLSSALVYGGSFEFLLIGLVTAAVPLASIAVSAFLVNVRHVFYALTFPLDRVEGRLGKAYSTFALCDEAFALTAGKRARAWSGRRILWLQLFMQLYWAGGATAGALLGSLVPGSVQGLDFALTALFTVLALDAVRDRRGDLPTPALALLSALAARLLLPGSLLLAAFALFAAGLLVRHLTTPGSPRHA
- a CDS encoding branched-chain amino acid transporter permease, which translates into the protein MPDTSYLVAAVLVAAAVTWALRALPFAALGPLRASRTVRYLQSRMPAGIMVILVVYCLRDLPVTRAAVLAPLAALTVTVGVHLWRRSAPLSILAGTAVNVALASTVFTH
- a CDS encoding winged helix-turn-helix transcriptional regulator — its product is MAADGNLDSATCKRVDEGISRVFQLLGKRWSGPIVAVLVEQPAHFADLRRAVPGISERMLSDRLAELGGAGLVVREVDEGPPLRVSYRLTEAGAALEPALRELGEWAKVHLPDASGCPGAAGERSAGASA
- a CDS encoding cache domain-containing protein, giving the protein MGWSPALATLDTDPQTWVAAQAGGALEAVFATVAAIRAETAALLHRVTAQDRRPASADLAALRPGLHGHLTREDLVSGAGFVAAPGLLSDVPAWLEWWQSGGEGEIRPLLLDLDPGQSAYADYTHWDWFALPRDTGRRAVAGPYVDYLCSDEYSLTLSEPVRIRGRFAGVAAADVYLRHFETAVLPLLRRLDRPAHLVNARGRVAASADPAHLAGSLTKGPEFGALLTGGRPGTYDGMRLVPCGGVPLVLVLA
- a CDS encoding Lrp/AsnC family transcriptional regulator, encoding MRNEVALDAIDQDILFHLRRDGRLTNVELAQRVGLTPPPCLRRVKRLEEAGVISGYRAVVDPEALGQGLEVLVDVEVSANDRTTFLEFENIVAGYDEVIEFRRMYGRPDYFVRVAVADHAAYEAFLVDKLSGLPCVLRIDSHLTMKTIKSGP
- a CDS encoding ABC transporter ATP-binding protein, which gives rise to MEGIAVRLQDLRKSFGETTAVDGVDLEIRDGEFFSMLGPSGSGKTTVLRLLAGFETPDRGRIELAGQEVTGLAPFERDVHTVFQDYALFPHMTVEQNVAYGLRIRRTPKAERLVRARKALAEVRLEGYGQRRPAQLSGGQRQRVALARALVGRPRVLLLDEPLGALDLKLREQMQVELKALQREVGITFVFVTHDQEEALTMSDRIAVFDQGRIAQVGTPAEIYERPATAFVASFVGTSNLLDGEAAHRIVGVPGMFNIRPEKIRVLKESAETDEPGHATATGTVAEVVYLGDATRFLVDLDGGGRLTALQQNLETSSEDVAAYRGTRVRLTWHRRHAVRMPS
- a CDS encoding FadR/GntR family transcriptional regulator, encoding MVTVKQYEVEGAARKAVFSPVDNRARVDAVVHRIGDAIELGLFADGEQLPGESELAGQLGVSTVTLREALMALRQQGLVTTRRGRGGGSFVSLPEVPAEDRLKARLRGWSTEELRDLGDHWAALSGAAARLAAQRTEPEDLRQLRRTAEELTKAEDAAARGRLYGRFHVELAAAAQSARLTREQVALQGEIGALLCLVLSGGTYREEVADRHRAVISAVQDGSHETAGTLAERCVRESTARLVAVRLTL
- a CDS encoding ABC transporter substrate-binding protein; the protein is MRLNRIPRAAAAAAALLLAAACSSSGSGGSSATGLNPPHLKAPTKLGASEGQVNLIAWAGYVEDGSNDPKADWVHGFEKQTGCQVRSKVAASSDEMVKLMKTGEYDAVSASGDASLRLIASGDAAPVNTALVPNYKDIFPGLKNGAWNSVKGQMYGIPHGRGANLLMYNTQKVTPAPTSWSAVFDDAARYKGHVTAYDSPIYIADAALYLKAAKPELKITNPYALDQKQFDAAVALLKQQNKNVGEYWSDYLKEVSAFKSGDSVVGTTWQVIANLTASEGAKVKALVPKEGSTGWSDTWMVSSKAKHPDCAYQWLNWIVSPKVNAQVAEYFGEAPANSRACAETSDKNFCTVYHAADENYWKKIAFWNTPIAQCLDGRKDVKCVPYDQWVQAWTEIKG